One Malus sylvestris chromosome 14, drMalSylv7.2, whole genome shotgun sequence DNA segment encodes these proteins:
- the LOC126599163 gene encoding uncharacterized protein LOC126599163, with the protein MGRRNRPELNGVNCQGIDPNGPQSITIHGIVSIEVTSPVKETRSTPNQVEVINIEDDIAQDKKKRYKIEGSSVDQADCFAKVSVQSLHEENMKLLQLVSEIKNAKNTEILPKLLEDRTKCVENLVELERIRAANKVLVKEDRDVKVKKPEIRKTDVERKRPAEKKLELQNKDGREKACSSRPALRPTTDEIEQAKAEARKKMIPCPRFFSLRTKFHRFSNYNLSKDKRICRDCKRLWVVGASLRN; encoded by the exons ATGGGGCGAAGAAATCGTCCCGAATTGAATGGTGTTAACTGCCAAGGAATTGACCCAAATGGACCGCAGAGCATCACTATACATGGAATAGTTTCAATT GAGGTGACCAGTCCTGTGAAAGAAACTCGCAGCACGCCCAACCAAGTTGAAGTGATCAACATAGAGGATGACATCGCTCAAG ataaaaagaaaagatataAGATAGAGGGCTCCAGTGTGGATCAAGCTGATTGCTTTGCTAAAGTGTCAGTTCAAAGTCTACATGAG GAAAACATGAAGCTCCTCCAACTTGTTTCTGAAATCAAGAATGCAAAG AACACCGAGATCTTGCCTAAACTTTTGGAAGACAGGAC CAAATGTGTGGAAAACCTTGTAGAGTTGGAAAGAATACGAGCGGCGAACAAGGTGCTTGTTAAGGAGGATAGG GATGTAAAGGTGAAGAAGCCGGAAATTCGGAAGACTGATGTAGAGAGGAAGAGGCCTGCTGAGAAGAAGCTAGAACTTCAGAACAAGGATGGGAGAGAGAAAGCTTGTTCCTCTAGACCTG CTTTGCGGCCTACTACTGATGAAATAGAACAAGCTAAAGCGGAGGCTCGCAAGAAGATGATTCCCTGCCCTCGCTTTTTCAGCTTGAGAACAAAATTTCACAGGTTCTCCAATTACAATCTTAGTAAAGACAAACGTATATGCAGGGATTGCAAAAGGCTGTGGGTGGTAGGCGCAAGCTTGAGGAATTAG
- the LOC126598941 gene encoding uncharacterized protein LOC126598941, with protein sequence MASSLLHVLVILLGFSHLVFLNAIPATRIGSLNHGPQLHQIAGSNKLVTTEKSYKEQAITERMDVELHDYPGSGANNRHTPRPQSERCSDC encoded by the exons ATGGCAAGCAGTCTCCTTCATGTGCTTGTGATCTTGCTAGGGTTTTCTCACCTTGTCTTCTTGAATGCCATCCCAGCTACAA GAATTGGAAGCTTAAATCATGGACCTCAACTTCATCAAATTGCAGGAAGTAACAAACTG GTAACCACAGAGAAGAGTTATAAAGAGCAAGCTATCACTGAAAGAATGGATGTGGAGCTTCATGACTACCCGGGTTCAGGCGCCAACAACCGCCACACACCGAGGCCGCAGTCTGAAAGATGCTCCGATTGCTAG
- the LOC126598919 gene encoding cyclic dof factor 3-like yields the protein MLETKDPAIKLFGKKISLPADIEDLGFARPVEKEVEVELEEECEEEEEDAETEQDSPSQKSTESIEQDDGSQPKSEDPTNLEALPGSDVNPKTPSIDEESAQTKTAQTEKEQSTENSEEKTLKKPDKILPCPRCNSMDTKFCYYNNYNVNQPRHFCKACQRYWTAGGTMRNVPVGAGRRKNKNSASHYRHMTISEALEAARIDAPNGVHHPALKSNGRVLSFGVDAPICDSMASSLNPADKKVPNGTRNGLHKSEEQVFPSPCKATDNGDDSSSASSVNVSKPHVQNVNGFSSQIPCLPGVPWPYPWNAAVPPPPFCPPGFPLSFCPAPYWNCGVPGTWNVPWFGPQPASPNQKSPRSGSNSPTLGKHSRDEDVLKPEILEKEEPSRQKNGCVLVPKTLRIDDPSEAAKSSIWATLGIKNDSISGGGLFKAFQSKSDKKKTVSESSPALRANPAALSRSLNFHESS from the exons ATGCTCGAAACTAAGGACCCCGCGATCAAGCTCTTCGGGAAGAAGATTTCCCTCCCCGCCGACATCGAGGACCTGGGTTTTGCTCGCCCTGTGGAGAAAGAAGTGGAAGTAGAATTGGAAGAGGAGTgcgaagaggaggaagaagatgcagAGACTGAGCAG gATTCGCCGTCACAAAAATCGACTGAGAGCATAGAACAAGATGATGGTTCTCAACCAAAATCTGAAGACCCTACAAATCTGGAAGCATTACCAGGTTCTGATGTGAACCCGAAGACACCCTCTATAGATGAAGAAAGTGCACAAACAAAAACTGCTCAGACGGAGAAAGAACAGAGTACTGAAAACTCGGAAGAGAAAACCCTGAAGAAGCCTGACAAGATACTTCCATGCCCCCGCTGCAATAGCATGGACACTAAATTTTGTTACTACAACAATTACAACGTCAATCAACCACGCCATTTCTGTAAAGCCTGTCAAAGATACTGGACGGCAGGCGGAACCATGAGGAATGTGCCTGTGGGAGCTGGACGTCGCAAAAACAAGAACTCTGCCTCACACTATCGCCACATGACCATTAGTGAGGCTCTTGAAGCAGCTCGGATTGATGCTCCAAATGGAGTTCACCACCCTGCATTAAAAAGCAATGGTAGAGTCCTCAGCTTCGGAGTGGATGCACCTATTTGTGATTCTATGGCTTCTTCTCTAAATCCTGCAGATAAAAAGGTTCCAAATGGTACTCGAAATGGTTTACATAAAAGCGAAGAACAGGTATTTCCATCTCCTTGCAAAGCTACGGACAATGGCGATGATAGCTCCAGTGCATCTTCGGTAAATGTTTCAAAACCACATGTGCAGAATGTCAATGGCTTCTCTTCGCAAATTCCTTGTCTTCCCGGTGTTCCCTGGCCTTATCCATGGAATGCAGCAGTTCCCCCACCGCCTTTTTGTCCTCCAGGATTTCCTCTATCATTTTGTCCTGCACCTTATTGGAACTGTGGTGTGCCCGGCACTTGGAACGTTCCTTGGTTTGGTCCACAACCCGCTTCTCCAAACCAAAAGTCTCCCCGCTCTGGTTCAAATTCTCCAACATTGGGGAAGCACTCAAGGGACGAAGACGTTCTAAAACCAGAAATTTTGGAGAAAGAAGAGCCATCAAGACAGAAAAATGGATGCGttttggttccaaaaacattaAGGATTGATGATCCGAGTGAAGCTGCAAAGAGTTCAATATGGGCGACGCTCGGAATCAAGAACGATTCCATCAGTGGCGGAGGGTTGTTTAAGGCTTTCCAATCAAAGagtgacaaaaagaaaaccGTTTCTGAATCCTCTCCCGCTTTGCGAGCAAATCCAGCTGCGTTGTCTAGATCCCTCAACTTTCATGAGAGCTCATGA
- the LOC126598936 gene encoding probable calcium-binding protein CML46 produces the protein MEKAMSDGFGCSPDSLLALFFVILIILNWLLVLHFNSNLRYLFLCFLCDVMQIKPVIQRSCADENVCDHEPSEGVETNSKTTSPDQVPSVQAAEISYIHENVAGGDKNLCVGELGLVMEKLGTLSEGRLGSKEIADLFEEDPSLEEVKEAFRVFDENEDGFIDAGEVMKVLSVLGFVEVSEVECKRMIKAFDVDEDGRIDFDEFVKLMENSFC, from the coding sequence ATGGAGAAGGCGATGAGCGATGGGTTCGGATGCAGCCCCGATTCGCTTCTTGCACTTTTCTTTGTGATCCTAATCATTCTTAACTGGCTCCTTGTACTGCACTTCAACTCGAATTTACGCTACTTGTTTTTATGCTTCCTTTGCGATGTTATGCAGATTAAGCCCGTGATCCAAAGAAGTTGCGCTGACGAGAACGTATGTGATCACGAACCATCAGAAGGAGTTGAAACCAACTCTAAAACTACTAGTCCTGACCAAGTCCCTTCAGTTCAGGCCGCGGAGATTAGTTACATTCACGAAAATGTTGCAGGTGGCGATAAGAATCTGTGTGTAGGAGAACTAGGACTAGTGATGGAGAAACTAGGAACATTAAGTGAGGGGAGACTCGGGTCGAAGGAGATTGCTGACTTGTTCGAGGAGGACCCGAGCTTGGAGGAAGTAAAAGAAGCTTTTCGCGTGTTTGATGAGAACGAGGACGGATTCATTGATGCAGGTGAGGTAATGAAGGTTCTCTCTGTATTGGGTTTCGTTGAAGTTTCGGAAGTGGAATGCAAACGGATGATCAAGGCATTTGATGTTGACGAAGATGGACGCATAGATTTCGATGAGTTTGTTAAACTCATGGAGAACAGCTTCTGCTGA
- the LOC126598930 gene encoding putative lipoate-protein ligase A isoform X1, which produces MVSMTTPHARSIGLPLMNLIKLKGIPILQQLHLEEQLLRTSSHNWCIVNDGTNDPAIVMGVSGKPAELLEIDLVLRDQIPVIRRFTGGGTVTVDQNTLFVTFICNKDAVPGLQPYPRPIMSWSSLVYSKVFEGLADFQLRENDYVFGNRKFGGNAQSISKNRWIHHTSFLWDYDVRNMAYLKHPKRVPEYRLARDHLEFICRMKDIIPRSVFLEKTVEALGSQFSMRSEQSDAIERTSSTKFVPSTRLLTRQELEEAAAFDSQAERNLSQPLSL; this is translated from the exons ATGGTTTCAATGACTACTCCTCACGCAAGAAGCATTGGGCTTCCACTCATGAACCTTATCAAATTAAAAGGAATTCCCATTCTCCAACAGCTTCATTTAGAGGAGCAACTTCTGCGGACCTCGTCCCATAATTGGTGCATTGTAAACGATGGAACTAATGATCCCGCTATTGTCATGGGTGTTTCGGG AAAACCTGCAGAGCTTCTTGAAATTGATTTGGTGTTACGAGACCAGATTCCTGTCATTAGAAGGTTTACTGGAGGTGGCACTGTTACTGTTGATCAAAATACGCTATTTGTCACTTTCATATGCAACAAGGATGCCGTCCCTGGCTTGCAACCATATCCTCGACCTATAATGTCCTGGAGTAGCCTAGTTTACAGCAAAGTGTTTGAAGGACTTGCTGATTTTCAACTTCGTGAAAATG ATTATGTATTTGGAAACCGCAAGTTTGGTGGGAACGCTCAATCTATTAGTAAAAACCGGTGGATCCACCACACTTCCTTTCTATGGGACTATGATGTTAGGAACATGGCATACCTGAAGCATCCAAAACGGGTTCCTGAATATCGATTG GCAAGAGATCATTTAGAATTCATATGCCGCATGAAAGACATCATCCCAAGATCAGTTTTTCTTGAGAAAACAGTCGAGGCACTCGGATCCCAATTCTCGATGAGATCTGAACAGTCGGACGCCATTGAACGTACCTCGAGTACAAAGTTTGTACCCTCAACTAGGCTGTTGACAAGGCAGGAATTAGAGGAAGCAGCAGCTTTTGACTCTCAGGCTGAAAGAAATCTCTCTCAACCATTGTCATTGTAA
- the LOC126598930 gene encoding uncharacterized protein LOC126598930 isoform X3 produces MELMIPLLSWVFRGSVYVLHRKPAELLEIDLVLRDQIPVIRRFTGGGTVTVDQNTLFVTFICNKDAVPGLQPYPRPIMSWSSLVYSKVFEGLADFQLRENDYVFGNRKFGGNAQSISKNRWIHHTSFLWDYDVRNMAYLKHPKRVPEYRLARDHLEFICRMKDIIPRSVFLEKTVEALGSQFSMRSEQSDAIERTSSTKFVPSTRLLTRQELEEAAAFDSQAERNLSQPLSL; encoded by the exons ATGGAACTAATGATCCCGCTATTGTCATGGGTGTTTCGGG GATCCGTGTATGTTCTGCATAGAAAACCTGCAGAGCTTCTTGAAATTGATTTGGTGTTACGAGACCAGATTCCTGTCATTAGAAGGTTTACTGGAGGTGGCACTGTTACTGTTGATCAAAATACGCTATTTGTCACTTTCATATGCAACAAGGATGCCGTCCCTGGCTTGCAACCATATCCTCGACCTATAATGTCCTGGAGTAGCCTAGTTTACAGCAAAGTGTTTGAAGGACTTGCTGATTTTCAACTTCGTGAAAATG ATTATGTATTTGGAAACCGCAAGTTTGGTGGGAACGCTCAATCTATTAGTAAAAACCGGTGGATCCACCACACTTCCTTTCTATGGGACTATGATGTTAGGAACATGGCATACCTGAAGCATCCAAAACGGGTTCCTGAATATCGATTG GCAAGAGATCATTTAGAATTCATATGCCGCATGAAAGACATCATCCCAAGATCAGTTTTTCTTGAGAAAACAGTCGAGGCACTCGGATCCCAATTCTCGATGAGATCTGAACAGTCGGACGCCATTGAACGTACCTCGAGTACAAAGTTTGTACCCTCAACTAGGCTGTTGACAAGGCAGGAATTAGAGGAAGCAGCAGCTTTTGACTCTCAGGCTGAAAGAAATCTCTCTCAACCATTGTCATTGTAA
- the LOC126598930 gene encoding uncharacterized protein LOC126598930 isoform X2 — MELMIPLLSWVFRDCKGSVYVLHRKPAELLEIDLVLRDQIPVIRRFTGGGTVTVDQNTLFVTFICNKDAVPGLQPYPRPIMSWSSLVYSKVFEGLADFQLRENDYVFGNRKFGGNAQSISKNRWIHHTSFLWDYDVRNMAYLKHPKRVPEYRLARDHLEFICRMKDIIPRSVFLEKTVEALGSQFSMRSEQSDAIERTSSTKFVPSTRLLTRQELEEAAAFDSQAERNLSQPLSL, encoded by the exons ATGGAACTAATGATCCCGCTATTGTCATGGGTGTTTCGGG ATTGTAAAGGATCCGTGTATGTTCTGCATAGAAAACCTGCAGAGCTTCTTGAAATTGATTTGGTGTTACGAGACCAGATTCCTGTCATTAGAAGGTTTACTGGAGGTGGCACTGTTACTGTTGATCAAAATACGCTATTTGTCACTTTCATATGCAACAAGGATGCCGTCCCTGGCTTGCAACCATATCCTCGACCTATAATGTCCTGGAGTAGCCTAGTTTACAGCAAAGTGTTTGAAGGACTTGCTGATTTTCAACTTCGTGAAAATG ATTATGTATTTGGAAACCGCAAGTTTGGTGGGAACGCTCAATCTATTAGTAAAAACCGGTGGATCCACCACACTTCCTTTCTATGGGACTATGATGTTAGGAACATGGCATACCTGAAGCATCCAAAACGGGTTCCTGAATATCGATTG GCAAGAGATCATTTAGAATTCATATGCCGCATGAAAGACATCATCCCAAGATCAGTTTTTCTTGAGAAAACAGTCGAGGCACTCGGATCCCAATTCTCGATGAGATCTGAACAGTCGGACGCCATTGAACGTACCTCGAGTACAAAGTTTGTACCCTCAACTAGGCTGTTGACAAGGCAGGAATTAGAGGAAGCAGCAGCTTTTGACTCTCAGGCTGAAAGAAATCTCTCTCAACCATTGTCATTGTAA